The region CAATTTTTCGTACACCTCTTCTTCTTTGCGAAGTGTTCGGGTTGCAGCACCAAGAAGTTCATTGATTCTGTCTTTATTAAACTCCCCAAGGTGGGCAATCACTTTATTGCCTTCTCGGATTAGACGGTGCATCCCGTTGGTGCAGATTAGTCTGTTTGCATACAGAGACACTTTCAACCCGCTGCCATTCATATGGCTATCGCGTAGGATTAACCACCACTCGATTATGTCACCAGCCTTACGAACATCCGTAATCACAGGCAGTCTGGCGGCAGCGTAAAGGATCAAACCTTTATTCAACGAACCGATGTATTCCACTTTTAAGCTCAGGTCAGATTCATTACAAAAGTCGTGGAAGTGTTGCAGTATTTCACGATTTTGCCAGGGTTTTCTGTCTATATACTTGTCAATATACTTACCATCAATATCCCGGTAAGCAACTTTTACTTTCGGGTCAGTATACTGAAACTGATCTCCATACCGAAATGGACCAATATTTACTGACCAATCCAACCGTGCGGCTCGGAGCTGTTCTTGTAGGCTCAGACCATCAACATGTACTGCTGTATTACGGTGCCAAGGCAGTACATTAGACGATTGCATATTCATAGTTTTTAGAAGAAAAAGAACAAATAACCCTGATGGGTTTTTACAAGGCGTTTGCTATCTGAAGAAGACAATGCCTAAAACAAATCCGAAACATACAGCCCCGACATAGCAAAGAATCTGCATTAATAAATTTGCTCTAGTCTTAGGTTGTCGAACTTTTACTTTCTCGTATCTACGCCGCTGAACTTTCGGTGCTTGCTGTTTGTTCTTGACGGTCATCTGTTAATCCTAATACTCTCGCAAAGCACTCAATCTCTTGAGCGTTAATAAAGTGGCATCCAGCCGTGATTCCGATACCTGGCTTAATACTATTCAAGTTATACGACCCAATTTTAATTCTTCTCTCCTCTGTTGACCAGTCGTATACTTTACCAGATCGCCACATTCGGTATAACAATAAGCAAATTTCCTTTGGAAAGCATACACCCCTCGATGTCTGGATGACTTCAGGTTCGTTTGGCTTAACCCTCAGATAAATGTTGTCGTCATAAGATAAAGGAAACACGACAAACTTACTATCTTATTAAACTCGTTACGCCTGCAGTAGTAAGCATCTTTGTTGTTTACACAAAACCCATTTGGGATGCGTAACCCTTTCTTAATCTGCTGGTAGACGTTAATAAGATGTGGATTAATATCACACAGTAAAGCTTGCTCAGGTAAAACATGCAAACTCATAGCCAGTGCTCCGCAGAAAGGCTCCACCAGCTTGGGAGTTATCCCTTTTTGCTCACAGTACTGTGTGTACGGCATCCAGAACTTTTCAGAAAATAAAGGGGCAAACCATTGTTTACCCCCAGCCCATTTAAGAAAAGGCTTCATACTGTTCTTTCGAGTCCTATTTAGAACTCGTCCTC is a window of Leptolyngbyaceae cyanobacterium JSC-12 DNA encoding:
- a CDS encoding protein of unknown function DUF932 (IMG reference gene:2510094249~PFAM: Domain of unknown function (DUF932)) — its product is MNMQSSNVLPWHRNTAVHVDGLSLQEQLRAARLDWSVNIGPFRYGDQFQYTDPKVKVAYRDIDGKYIDKYIDRKPWQNREILQHFHDFCNESDLSLKVEYIGSLNKGLILYAAARLPVITDVRKAGDIIEWWLILRDSHMNGSGLKVSLYANRLICTNGMHRLIREGNKVIAHLGEFNKDRINELLGAATRTLRKEEEVYEKLTGVPVTKEEAVMHLINAFGDPKKTIDEQPKPVQIGLRLFEGQAKGSELITAYNTAWGLLNSVSEYFNWHAPSRGSAQTQLNALLQGGRYSGIKKMQDQLVSCYLRS